A genomic window from Glycine soja cultivar W05 chromosome 10, ASM419377v2, whole genome shotgun sequence includes:
- the LOC114370192 gene encoding bet1-like SNARE 1-1 — protein sequence MNARRDGRNNRVALFDGIEEGGIRASSLYSSSSSHEIDEHDNEQALDGLQDRVNLLKRLSGDINEEVDSHNRMLDRMGNDMDSSRGVLSGTMDKFKMVFETKSSRRMFSLVASFVVLFLIIYYLTR from the exons ATGAATGCTAGAAG AGATGGTCGCAACAACAGAGTTGCTCTTTTTGATGGTATTGAGGAGGGTGGCATCAGAGCATCGTCTCTTTATTCCTCAAGTTCTTCCCATGAAATTGATGAACATGATAATGAACAAGCATTGGATGGATTGCAAGATAGAGTCAATCTGCTTAAAAGA TTGTCAGGTGATATAAATGAGGAAGTGGATAGTCATAACCGGATGCTGGATCGTATG GGAAATGATATGGATTCTTCGAGAGGAGTCCTCTCAGGCACTATGGATAAATTCAAAATG GTATTCGAGACAAAATCCAGCCGAAGAATGTTTTCACTTGTAGCATCCTTTGTTGTGCTTTTTCTTATAATATACTATCTGACTAGGTAA
- the LOC114369420 gene encoding outer envelope protein 80, chloroplastic-like: MGANKSIHTGRSKLDVGVDFTRKLCSSCMLSPRRLSSILVSMATGSLRLKHPGLFYFRDLLDMSWHKGLHDSDLLLTYRYHRPLHIGPPSLTIKHSVSPEVGIHGIPMNKFSHSLSRGVRLSKLSIGFDYIAPSESDSSKAKATGVYFKRFHFKHDGGRSISTDQDGFQLTRSGGPSDNIIVISQESRYEDESDHGFTNFSVQMELGTPIPPILLSYYRFEVSAARGIKLGPTIFFSRMSGGTVMGSFAPYQAFAIGGPSSVRGYGEGAVGVGQSCLVSTSELSIPLNKKLTGVIFLDCGSDLWSSYKVPDNPGERRGKPGIGFGIGGGIRFKTPLAQIQVDYAINAFQQGTTYFGISDLIL, translated from the exons ATGGGAGCAAACAAAAGTATCCATACTGGAAGAT CAAAGCTAGACGTTGGAGTTGATTTCACTCGAAAGCTATGTAGTTCTTGCATGCTCTCCCCTCGCAG GCTATCTAGCATTCTGGTTTCTATGGCTACTGGCAG CCTTCGCTTGAAGCACCCTGGCCTATTTTATTTCAGAGATTTGCTTGATATGTCGTGGCACAAGGGGCTGCATGATTCAGACCTATTGCTCACGTATAGATACCATAGACCTCTACATATTGGTCCCCCGTCTTTAACAATTAAG CATTCAGTTTCACCTGAGGTTGGAATCCATGGAATTCCCATGAACAAGTTTTCACATTCCCTAAGTCGAGGTGTAAGGTTGTCCAAGTTGTCGATTGGGTTTGATTATATTGCGCCTTCAGAATCTGATTCGAGCAAAGCCAAAGCAACCGGTGTATACTTTAAG CGTTTTCACTTTAAGCACGATGGAGGCCGCTCTATAAGCACAGATCAAGATGGTTTTCAACTGACTCGCAG TGGAGGTCCATCTGACAACATAATAGTGATTAGTCAAGAATCTCGTTATGAAGATGAAAGTGATCACGGCTTTACTAAC TTTAGTGTCCAGATGGAACTAGGGACTCCAATTCCACCAATCTTGCTATCCTACTACCGGTTTGAAGTTTCTGCTGCAAGAGGAATTAAACTTGGACCAACAATTTTCTTCTCACG GATGAGTGGTGGAACAGTTATGGGATCCTTTGCTCCATATCAAGCATTTGCAATCGGTGGTCCCAGTAGTGTGCGAGGCTATGGGGAGGGTGCAGTTGGTGTTGGACAGTCGTGTCTGGTATCTACAAGTGAATTGTCAATCCCATTG AACAAGAAACTAACAGGAGTTATCTTCCTGGACTGTGGATCTGACCTGTGGAGCAGTTATAAAGTTCCCG ACAATCCAGGAGAGAGACGTGGTAAACCAGGAATTGGATTTGGGATTGGGGGTGGCATTCGATTCAAAACCCCGTTGGCTCAAATACAAGTTGATTATGCCATTAATGCCTTTCAACAAGGAACTACATATTTTGGAATTAGTGATCTGATTCTGTGA
- the LOC114371014 gene encoding LOB domain-containing protein 16-like isoform X2, which produces MASATGSGSSSGFGSPCGACKFLRRKCVTDCIFAPYFCSEQGAAKFAAIHKVFGASNVSKLLLRIPAHGRFEAILTIAYEAQARLRDPVYGCVSHIFALQQQAQVMQMKAQLDQNHMEPRNFENHWSENVAQSFNPFCPTSMNNLISPQSSLDSLGYSSINDGMSMLDVQSSREEYFALQACNSKKRSYNNDLGELQELALRMIRNCD; this is translated from the exons ATGGCTTCTGCAACTGGCTCTggttcttcttctggcttcGGATCTCCCTGTGGGGCATGCAAGTTTCTGCGAAGAAAGTGTGTCACTGATTGCATCTTTGCACCTTACTTTTGCTCAGAACAAGGAGCTGCTAAATTCGCTGCCATTCATAAGGTGTTCGGTGCTAGCAACGTTTCCAAGCTGCTCTTGCGTATACCAGCTCACGGTCGTTTTGAGGCAATACTCACAATTGCTTATGAAGCTCAAGCTCGCCTTAGAGACCCTGTTTATGGTTGTGTCTCCCATATTTTCGCCTTGCAACAACAG GCACAAGTAATGCAAATGAAGGCACAGCTAGACCAGAACCACATGGAGCCCAGGAACTTTGAGAATCATTGGTCAGAGAATGTTGCACAATCATTCAATCCATTTTGTCCCACTTCCATGAATAACCTCATATCTCCTCAGAGCTCACTCGATTCATTGGGTTATAGCAGCATCAATGATGGAATGAGCATGCTAGATGTACAAAGCAGCAGAGAGGAATATTTCGCACTGCAAGCCTGTAATTCTAAGAAAAGATCATATAACAATGACTTGGGTGAGCTGCAAGAATTGGCACTTAGGATGATAAGGAACTGTGACTAG
- the LOC114371014 gene encoding LOB domain-containing protein 16-like isoform X1, which translates to MASATGSGSSSGFGSPCGACKFLRRKCVTDCIFAPYFCSEQGAAKFAAIHKVFGASNVSKLLLRIPAHGRFEAILTIAYEAQARLRDPVYGCVSHIFALQQQVACLQAQVMQMKAQLDQNHMEPRNFENHWSENVAQSFNPFCPTSMNNLISPQSSLDSLGYSSINDGMSMLDVQSSREEYFALQACNSKKRSYNNDLGELQELALRMIRNCD; encoded by the exons ATGGCTTCTGCAACTGGCTCTggttcttcttctggcttcGGATCTCCCTGTGGGGCATGCAAGTTTCTGCGAAGAAAGTGTGTCACTGATTGCATCTTTGCACCTTACTTTTGCTCAGAACAAGGAGCTGCTAAATTCGCTGCCATTCATAAGGTGTTCGGTGCTAGCAACGTTTCCAAGCTGCTCTTGCGTATACCAGCTCACGGTCGTTTTGAGGCAATACTCACAATTGCTTATGAAGCTCAAGCTCGCCTTAGAGACCCTGTTTATGGTTGTGTCTCCCATATTTTCGCCTTGCAACAACAG GTAGCATGCTTGCAGGCACAAGTAATGCAAATGAAGGCACAGCTAGACCAGAACCACATGGAGCCCAGGAACTTTGAGAATCATTGGTCAGAGAATGTTGCACAATCATTCAATCCATTTTGTCCCACTTCCATGAATAACCTCATATCTCCTCAGAGCTCACTCGATTCATTGGGTTATAGCAGCATCAATGATGGAATGAGCATGCTAGATGTACAAAGCAGCAGAGAGGAATATTTCGCACTGCAAGCCTGTAATTCTAAGAAAAGATCATATAACAATGACTTGGGTGAGCTGCAAGAATTGGCACTTAGGATGATAAGGAACTGTGACTAG
- the LOC114370964 gene encoding LOB domain-containing protein 29-like, which translates to MTGTGSPCGACKFLRRKCVRGCVFAPYFCQEQGATHFAAIHKVFGASNVSKLLAHLPVSDRCEAAVTISYEAQARLQDPIYGCVSHIFALQQQVVNLQAQLAYLKEQAAQSCLNGTINENPNEKLLEKSSAALPQDLQSWFQLENSNLGPEFLPNMCTNLSTQHYGNNALMMEDLNPIGVNNENSGAMEESSSFSSFDESSNNSYSMSYDMQTNRRTWGFHEVEDLHSVAFGYGTRSHS; encoded by the exons ATGACTGGTACAGGATCTCCTTGTGGAGCCTGCAAGTTCTTGAGAAGAAAATGTGTGAGAGGCTGTGTTTTTGCACCTTACTTTTGCCAAGAGCAAGGTGCTACCCATTTTGCAGCCATTCATAAGGTCTTTGGTGCAAGCAATGTCTCAAAGCTCCTCGCTCACCTTCCTGTGAGTGATCGTTGTGAAGCTGCTGTCACAATCTCCTATGAAGCTCAAGCCAGACTTCAGGATCCAATTTATGGATGTGTCTCCCATATTTTTGCACTCCAACAACAG gtGGTCAATTTACAAGCACAGCTAGCTTACCTTAAGGAACAAGCAGCTCAGAGTTGTCTCAATGGCACTATCAATGAAAACcctaatgaaaaattattggaaAAATCTTCTGCTGCTTTACCCCAAGACCTTCAAAGTTGGTTTCAGTTGGAAAATTCCAACCTGGGGCCAGAATTTCTTCCTAACATGTGTACTAATTTATCAACACAACATTATGGGAACAATGCTCTCATGATGGAAGATCTAAACCCTATTGGGGTTAATAATGAAAATTCAGGAGCCATGGAAGAAAGCAGCTCCTTCTCCAGCTTTGATGAGAGTTCTAATAATAGCTACTCTATGTCCTATGACATGCAAACAAACAGGAGGACGTGGGGTTTTCATGAAGTGGAGGATCTACATTCAGTGGCTTTTGGATACGGAACTCGATCACATTCATGA